One Paramisgurnus dabryanus chromosome 8, PD_genome_1.1, whole genome shotgun sequence DNA window includes the following coding sequences:
- the LOC141279797 gene encoding protein NLRC3-like, producing the protein MSPRFSHESNLAEVLNTFRSNLRKKFECLYEGTSNNRNLTLLNEIYTELYITESESGEISNEHEVRQIETRFRRTTTEETPIKCNDIFKPLPEQDKHIRSVLTKGVAGIGKTVSVQKFILDWAEEKENQDVHLIFPLPFREINLMKNKTLSLLDLLHLFFPQTKEMEIFSDEYKVLFIFDGLDECRLSLDFHSSVRLCDVSESTSVEVMLTNLIKGNLFPSALIWITSRPAAADLIPSECVDRVTEVRGFSDPQKEEYFRKRISDESLSDQIISHLKSSRSLYIMCHIPVFCWISVTVLERMLSEAERREIPKTLTQMYTHFLIIQTNIKHQKDYEKKDEDMIFKLGKLAFEQLVKGNLIFYDEDLRDCGIDVAEASVYSGLCTQIFREEFGLYQGKVYCFVHLSIQEHLAALYAHISITNKKQYVFKPGQFSITLQRHSLADLHHRAVNESLKSKNGHLDLFLRFLLGLSLQSNQILLQDLLTQMRRCSYKKEETVKYIKQKMNEKLSTEKSINLIHCLNELRDDSLVKEIQRYVRSKSVGKTKLSSSQWAALVFLLLTSEQHLDELNLKPFIGDKNKADEVLVKLQLVIKETKKLQ; encoded by the exons ATGAGTCCTCGTTTCAG tcaTGAGTCTAATCTTGCTGAAGTCCTGAACACATTCAGATCAAATCTGAGGAAGAAGTTTGAGTGTTTGTATGAGGGAACTTCAAATAACAGAAACCTAACATTACTGAATGAGATCTACACAGAGCTCTACATCACAGAGAGTGAAAGTGGAGAGATCAGTAATGAACATGAGGTGAGACAGATTGAGACACGATTCAGAAGAACAACAACAGAGGAGACACCAATCAAATGTAATGACATCTTTAAACCTTTACCTGAACAAGACAAACACATCAGAAGTGTGCTGACAAAGGGAGTCGCTGGCATTGGAAAAACAGTCTCTGTACAGAAGTTCATTCTGGACTGGGCTGAAGAGAAAGAGAATCAGGACGTCCACCTCATATTTCCACTTCCTTTCAGAGAGATCAATTTGATGAAGAACAAAACACTCAGTCTTTTAGATCTTCTTCATCTTTTCTTCCCACAAACAAAAGAAATGGAAATCTTCAGTGATGAATATAAAGTGTTGTTCATCTTTGATGGTTTGGATGAGTGTCGTCTGTCTCTGGATTTTCACAGCAGTGTGAGGTTGTGTGATGTAAGTGAATCAACCTCAGTGGAAGTGATGCTGACAAACCTCATCAAGGGGAATCTGTTTCCCTCTGCTCTCATCTGGATCACCTCCAGACCAGCAGCAGCTGATCTCATCCCCTCTGAGTGTGTTGATCGAGTCACAGAGGTACGAGGCTTCAGTGATCCACAGAAGGAGGAATACTTCAGGAAGAGAATCAGTGATGAGAGTCTGTCTGATCAAATCATCTCACACCTGAAGTCATCCAGGAGTCTCTACATCATGTGTCACATCCCAGTGTTCTGCTGGATTTCAGTCACTGTTCTAGAGAGAATGTTGAGTGAAGCAGAGAGAAGAGAGATCCCCAAGACTCTCACTCAAATGTACACACACTTCCTGATCATTCAGACAAACATCAAACATCAGAAGGACTATGAGAAGAAAGATGAAGACATGATCTTCAAACTGGGGAAACTGGCTTTTGAGCAGCTTGTGAAAGGCAATCTGATCTTCTATGATGAAGACCTGAGAGATTGTGGCATTGATGTAGCAGAAGCATCAGTGTACTCAGGATTGTGTACTCAGATCTTCAGAGAGGAGTTTGGTTTGTATCAGGGGAAAGTTTACTGCTTTGTTCATCTCAGCATCCAGGAACATCTAGCAGCTCTTTATGCTCACATCTCCatcacaaacaaaaaacaatatgTGTTTAAACCAGGTCAGTTTTCTATAACTTTACAGCGGCATTCATTAGCTGATTTACATCATCGAGCTGTAAATGAATCTTTAAAGAGTAAGAATGGACATCTGGATCTTTTCCTGCGTTTTCTTCTGGGTCTTTCACTGCAGTCCAATCAGATTCTCTTACAGGATCTACTGACACAGATGAGAAGATGCTCCTACAAGAAAGAGGAAACcgttaagtacattaaacagaAGATGAATGAGAAACTGTCTACAGAGAAATCCATCAATCTGATTCACTGTCTGAATGAACTGCGTGATGATTCACTGGTGAAGGAGATTCAACGTTATGTGAGATCTAAATCAGTAGGAAAGACCAAACTCTCCTCTTCACAGTGGGCagctttagtttttttgttgttgacgTCTGAGCAGCATTTGGATGAACTTAATCTAAAACCATTTATTGGAGATAAAAATAAAGCAGACGAAGTTCTTGTGAAACTGCAGCTTgtgattaaagaaaccaaaaaACTACAGTAA